In a single window of the Populus alba chromosome 16, ASM523922v2, whole genome shotgun sequence genome:
- the LOC118045951 gene encoding MLO-like protein 12 encodes MVEAVKARSLEETPTWAVAVVCFVMVLISIIIEHIIHLIGKWLTKRRKRALHEALEKIKSELMLLGFMSLLLTIGQGPISEICVPKSVGATWHPCKKQEKDPSEDENGGSDKCAEKGKVSLVSADGITQLHIFIFVLAAFHVLCCIITLTLSRLKMRKWKKWEIETTTSDYQFSHDPERFRFARETSFGRRHLNFWAHSPILLWIVCFFRQFLRSVPKVDYLTLRHGFITAHLAPRSQIKFDFQTYIKRSLEEDFKVVVGISPTIWFFAVLFLLFNTHGWYSYLWLPFIPLIIILSVSTKLQVVITQMGLRIQGTQVVQGTPVVQPGDDLFWFNHPRLLLYLINFVLFQNAFQFAFFAWTWYEFGLKSCFHKYPEDLILRITMWAIIQFFCSYVTLPLYALVTQMGTTMRPTIFNERLAKALRNWHQAAKQHVKQNRHSGTVTPATSAPGTPSHAISPVHPLHDYRGESDGIQAPPRS; translated from the exons ATGGTGGAGGCTGTAAAAGCTCGATCTCTGGAGGAAACTCCAACATGGGCGGTTGCAGTTGTTTGTTTTGTGATGGTATTGATTTCAATCATTATTGAACACATCATTCATTTAATTGGAAAG TGGCTGACAAAGAGACGCAAACGAGCTCTTCATGAGGCACTTGAAAAGATCAAATCAG AGCTTATGTTACTGGGATTCATGTCATTGCTTCTAACAATAGGACAAGGACCTATTTCAGAAATATGTGTACCAAAGTCTGTAGGGGCTACCTGGCATCCATGCAAGAAGCAAGAGAAGGATCCGTCAGAGGATGAAAATGGGGGATCTGACAAATGTGCTGAGAAG GGTAAAGTTTCTCTTGTCTCAGCTGACGGCATCACGCAACTTCACATATTCATCTTTGTGCTAGCGGCTTTCCACGTGCTTTGTTGCATCATCACTCTGACCTTAAGCAGATTAAAG atgaggaaatggaagaagTGGGAAATAGAGACGACAACATCTGACTACCAGTTCTCACATG ACCCAGAGAGGTTTAGGTTTGCAAGGGAGACATCATTTGGAAGGAGGCATCTGAACTTCTGGGCTCACTCACCAATTCTCCTGTGGATA GTCTGTTTCTTCAGACAATTTCTTAGATCAGTTCCAAAGGTGGATTACCTGACCCTACGCCATGGCTTTATCACT GCACATTTGGCACCCCGGAGTCAAATTAAGTTCGATTTCCAGACATACATCAAAAGATCACTTGAGGAGGATTTCAAAGTTGTGGTTGGAATCAG CCCAACCATCTGGTTCTTTGCGGTTCTTTTCCTACTGTTTAATACACATG GCTGGTATTCTTATCTATGGCTCCCTTTCATCCCGCTGATT ATTATCTTATCGGTGAGCACAAAGCTACAGGTTGTTATAACCCAGATGGGTCTAAGGATTCAAGGCACACAGGTGGTGCAGGGTACCCCTGTGGTCCAACCAGGGGACGATCTCTTTTGGTTCAACCATCCACGCCTACTTCTTTATCTTATAAACTTCGTTCTCTTTCAG AATGCTTTTCAGTTTGCTTTCTTTGCGTGGACTTgg TATGAATTCGGGTTGAAGTCTTGCTTTCACAAGTATCCAGAAGATCTAATTTTGAGGATCACAATGTG GGCAATAATTCAATTCTTTTGCAGCTATGTGACTCTTCCTTTGTATGCGTTGGTAACTCAG ATGGGTACAACCATGCGGCCAACGATCTTCAATGAGCGACTTGCCAAGGCCCTGAGAAATTGGCACCAAGCTGCTAAACAACACGTTAAACAGAACCGACACTCGGGCACTGTAACACCAGCAACGAGTGCACCAGGCACCCCATCGCATGCCATATCCCCTGTTCATCCACTGCATGACTACAGAGGCGAGTCCGATGGAATACAAGCACCACCAAGGTCTTAA
- the LOC118045931 gene encoding syntaxin-71 has protein sequence MSVIDILTRVDAICNKYDKYDVEKQRDLNVSGDDAFARLYAAIDSDIEAALQKAELASKEKSKASAVAINAELRRTKARLLEEVPKLQRLAVKKVKGLSTEELAARNDLVLALPDRIQAIPDGTAAAPKQTGGWGTSAPRAEIKFDSDGQFDNEYFQETETSSQFRQEYEMRKMKQDQGLDMISDGLDTLKNMARDMNEEVDRQVPLMDEIDTKVDKAAADLKNTNVRLKDTVNQLRSSRNFCIDIVLLIIILGIAAYLYNVLKK, from the exons atgagCGTGATTGACATATTAACTCGAGTAGACGCGATCTGCAACAAATACGACAAATACGACGTTGAAAAGCAAAGAGATCTCAATGTCTCCGGCGACGATGCCTTTGCTCGCCTCTACGCCGCCATTGATTCTGACATTGAAGCCGCTCTCCAG AAAGCCGAGCTTGCTTCCAAGGAGAAAAGTAAGGCCTCTGCTGTTGCTATAAACGCAGAGCTTCGTAGAACTAAGGCAAGATTGCTTGAGGAAGTCCCTAAACTGCAGAGATTAGCTGTAAAGAAG GTTAAAGGACTTTCTACAGAAGAACTTGCTGCACGAAATGATTTGGTCCTTGCATTGCCAGATAGGATTCAAGCTATACCAGATGGAACTGCAGCTGCGCCCAAACAAACTGGAGGTTGGGGGACTTCAGCTCCCCGTGCtgaaatcaaatttgattcag ATGGGCAGTTTGATAATGAATACTTTCAAGAAACTGAGACGTCTAGTCAATTCAGGCAGGAGTATGAAATGCGTAAAATGAAGCAG GATCAAGGGTTGGATATGATTTCAGATGGTTTGGACACGCTGAAGAATATGGCTCGTGACATGAATGAg GAGGTGGACAGACAAGTTCCtttgatggatgaaattgacACTAAG GTGGACAAGGCGGCTGCTGACCTTAAGAATACCAATGTTAGACTTAAAGACACTGTTAACCAG TTGAGATCTAGTCGGAATTTCTGTATTGATATTGTTTTGTTGATCATAATCCTCGGAATAGCTGCCTACTTGTACAA TGTGCTGAAGaagtga